The DNA region TATTTCACTCCGCTCGCAGCGGTTCTTTTCACCTTTCCCTCACGGTACTTGTTCACTATCGGTCACCAACTAGTATTTAGCCTTACGCGGTGGTCCGCGCAGATTCACACAACGTTTCACGTGTGTCGTGCTACTCAGGAACATCCTAGGGTTTCTTCAGATTTCGATCACGGGGCTATCACCCTCTATGACGCAACTTTCCAGATGCTTAATCTATCGTCAGAAATCCCACATCGGAGTCCTACAACCCCAGGAGCAAGCTCCTGGTTTGGGCTCTTCCGCTTTCGCTCGCCACTACTTACGGAATCGATTCTCTTTCTTTTCCTCCGGTTACTGAGATGTTTCACTTCACCGGGTATTGCGACCTCTTGCCTATGTATTCAGCAAGAGACGACTGAGTATTATCCCAGTCAGGTTACCCCATTCGGAAATCCACGGATCAAAGCTTATTTGCAGCTCTCCGAGGCTTATCGCAGCTTATCACGTCCTTCATCGCCTGTTGGTACCAAGGCATCCACTGCATGCCCTTATATACTTGTTCTCTTGATTTAGATCAGTAAGTAACTCACCTCCTCAAGGGAGGATCATTACAAAATTTACCGTTGTTAGTATTTCCACTAGACGTCAGGATAGAAATCATTGTCACACAATGAAATTGTATTTCTATATTACTTTTTATCCTGCATACAGATATCAAAGAACCATCTCTTTTGGATCACCATCGTTCCACTCAAACCAACAACGTCTCAATAAATGGTGGGCCAGACAGGACTTGAACCTGTGACCTCACGCTTATCAAGCGCGCGCTCTAACCAACTGAGCTACAGGCCCTTCATTTGGCGTAGCCAGTAGCTGGCAGCTAGTAGCAAGGTTTCCCTTCCTACTCCCTACTTCCTACTCGCTACTTGAAGACGTTGGTGGAGGCATGGGGATTCGAACCCCAGACATCCAGCTTGCAAAGCTGGCGCTCTACCAACTGAGCTATACCCCCGTTGGAAAACGGTTTTTGTGGAAGGAGAAGTAAAGACTAAAATGTGCACTGCGCGATTCCAAACGCACTCAAGGTTGTGAGTTGTCAGTTCATTTCTTCCCTGACTGCGCCAGCTTGTTTCCAAACTTATGCTGCAAGCAGCACTTAGGCGTCGACCTATTTGCCGGATATTTCCGTGAGACGGACCGGTCAAATTACTCCTTAGAAAGGAGGTGATCCAGCCGCAGGTTCCCCTACGGCTACCTTGTTACGACTTCATCCCAGTTACCAACTACACCTTAGGACCGAGTTGCGATACTTCGGGTGCGGTCGGCTTCCATGATGTGACGGGCGGTGTGTACAAGACCCGGGAACGTATTCACGGCGCCGTAGCTGATGCGCCGTTACTAGCGATTCCAGCTTCATGTAGGCGAGTTGCAGCCTACAATCCGAACTGAGCCCAGTTTTGTAGATTTCCTCCACCTCGCGGTATCGGTTCTCATTGTACTGAGCATTGTAGTACGTGTGCGGCCCTGGGCATAAGGGCCATACTGACCTGACGTCGTCCCCACCTTCCTCCCAGTTGATCTGGGCAGTCTGACTAGAGTCCCCACCATTACGTGCTGGCAACTAATCACAGGGGTTGCGCTCGTTGCGGGACTTAACCCAACATCTCACGACACGAGCTGACGACGGCCATGCAGCACCTGTGCACGTCCAACCGAATTGACAGTCTGCTTTCACAGACCTACGACGGCATGTCAAGCCCAGGTAAGGTTCTTCGCGTTGCATCGAATTAAGCCACATACTCCACCGCTTGTGCGGGTCCCCGTCAATTTCTTTGAGTTTTAGTCTTGCGACCGTACTCCCCAGGCGGCTCGCTTAACGCGTTAGCTCCGGCACGAAAGGGGTCGAATCCTCTCACACCAAGCGAGCACCGTTTACTGCTAGGACTACCAGGGTATCTAATCCTGTTCGCTCCCCTAGCCTTCGTATCTCAGCGTCAGTAAATGTCCAGAGTCTCGCCTTCGCCACTAGTGTTCCTCACGATATCCACGCATTTCACTGCTACACCGTGAATTCCAGACTCCCCTCCATTACTCTAGCGTGGGAGTATCGGGTGCAGTTCCGAGGTTGAGCCCCGGGCTTTCACACCTGACTTTCCACGCCGCCTACATACGCTTTACGCCCAGTGATTCCGAACAACGCTTGGGACCTTCGTATTACCGCGGCTGCTGGCACGAAGTTAGCCGTCCCTTCCTCTCCAATTACTATCAAATACTACATCTATTAAACATAATACCCATACTCATTGGTGACAGGAGTTTACGACCCTAGGGCCTTCATCCTCCACGCGGCGTTGCAGCATCAGGCTTTCGCCCATTGTGCATGATTCTCGACTGCTGCCACCCGTAGGTGTCTGGACCGTGTCTCAGTTCCAGTGTGGCCGGACATCCTCTCAGACCGGCTACCCGTCGTTGTCTTGGTAGGCCATTACCCCACCAACAAACTGATAGGCCGCGAGCCAATCTCGAAGCGGCAGGCCCGAAGGTCCCTACCTTTAGCAAGAAATGGAATCCCATCTCCGCCACATGCGGTATTAATCCAACTTTCGCTGGGCTATCCCGCTCTTCGAGGCATATTACTCACGTGTTACGCACCCGTTCGCCACTAGGAATGCATTTAGCAAGCTAATCACATTCCCCGTTCGACTTGCATGTCTTATCCACGCCGCCAGCGTTCGTTCTGAGCCAGAATCAAACTCTCCATAAAGAAATTGGTATTGGCGTATTGCCAAAAAGTTTTCAGTCCGATCAAGCAGCTCCACAGCCACTTGCCAGACCCGTGCGATAAACTTGTCACCGCACAGTACACATTTTAGCCTTTTCTTCTCCAATTCATACTGACACTCTCCGGTCAGCACGAATCCAACTTTTCAAAAGATCTCACACGCTCGGACATAAAAAAAACGACCACCTTCGCTCAACTCTCGCTGAAGCAGCAGGCGATCGACTTCGCGTCGTTCGCGTCCGGCTCGTTCCGGCCGGGCTTGAAGTATACGCACGCCCAAAGTCCCCGCAACTCATTTTGAGGCGGAAGGTGCGAATTATTCGCATATTCACACCCTGCGCCCACCCCTCAACCCGCTGAAATCCAGCAACGTACGACGGTCCGAACATTCACTTAAAATTCGGGTTACTGCGTCCAGCGGGCACGCCATCACTGATTCCACCGTCCTCCAAACACGACAAAGGCCGCCCTCACGGGCGGCCTTGTTGCTTGAATTCATGTCCCCCCCTCTTACTGAGGGAGCAGGCATCCGGATCGCTGGACTACCGACCTGTCGAGATTGGCGTCGAAGCACGCGGCACACCTCCCCGGGGCTGCAATGACACCGCATCGCTTCGGTAAATCTGATTCGGACTAAACAGAAAGCCCGGCTCTCCGTCCTTCATTACAAACTTGGTTGGCTTGAACACGGGCAAGGTCAGATCACTATTTGGATCATACGCCGCCTTCGAGGTGTAGCTCCCGTAGACATAGTACTCACGGTTGTTGTCGAACCCGTGCGCCGGAATCGCCTCGGCTTCCGGCAATCGATCCGGCACCTGGACACTCCACTCATCCATAATGACGAGCTGCGCGTCTTCCCAGCTCTGGCGAGGCTTCCGCAGATAGCCCCAGAACCGGGTATCCGGCACATGATACCGTCGGCCAATATAGTAATCCCCCAAAGGCTCGACGGCGATTTGCGCATCACGCTTGGCAATAGCAGCGGCAACCGCGGGATCCATTGTCACGCACGAGTTCAATCCGGCGGCTACCAGCATCGCGGCAACGCCTCGTACGAACCAACGTTTCACACTTGGGCTATTAGAAAGGTTAATCAGAAGTTTCATCATTGAAATACAATAAGATCGTTACTTCGCGGCAATCCAGCGGCGGAGAATGGGCTCAAGGCGGAGGGCTGTCTCGGCAGGCCAGAATTCACGCGGAGTCATGATTGCCGGATCCAGAGCCTGGTGCTCCGACCAATCGGCCAAACTCGGCATCTTCGGCACGGCACTGGCAATGATCTGTTTCGCCATCGCTGCGTTTGCGTGGAGATGCCCGATCACGGTATCCGCGGAGACATCCTCTTCGTCCTCCTTCCAGCAATCGTAGTCCGTCACCATCGACAGGGTAGCAAGCGCGATCTCCGCCTCACGCGCAAGTTTCGCCTCCGGCAAATTGGTCATCCCGATCACGTCGAAGCCATCGCGACGGTTGCGCTCGCTTTCCGCCTTAGTGGAGAATGCGGGACCGTCCATACAAACGTAGGTTCCCCCGTCGTGCACGGTTGCCCCCGCGGCACGCGCCTCACCAACCAGGATCTCACGCAACCCGGCGCTCACCGGCTCGCCGAACGAAACGTGCCCGACGATCCCATTGCCGAAGAAGGTATGCTCGTCCCGCTTGCTTGTGCGATCAAAGTATTGATCCGGCACGACAATCGAGCGCGGCGCATACTCCTCCTTCAAGCTCCCCACTGCCGTGACACAGATCACAAACCGCACACCAAGCGAGCGCAACGCCCACATATTGGCACGATGCGGCACCTCATGAGGCAACAACCGATGCCCGCGACCATGACGCGGCAGGAAGTAGATCGTACGCCCGCCCAGCTCACCTTGAATCAACGCGTCCGACGGAGCACCAAATGGCGTCTCCACTTGCACCTCGCGCACATTCTCCAAGCCCTCCATCTCATACAAGCCGCTTCCTCCAATCACCCCGATGGCGGGGACTGCCGGGTCAGATCCAATATCCATGGAGGTTTTGATAGCCGCGACAGGATGGCCAGACAATGGCAATCTGCCGATAGGTCCGCATTTCTGACCGGAAGCAGCACCTCCTTGCATTCCCGCGTGGCGCACCGCATCCTTTCGCAGAACTCATGGCCACTCCTGATCAAAACGAACTCACCTCCACCCGCGCCGACAAATGGCTGTGGGCGACCCGTTTTTTCAAAACCCGCGCACTGGCGACCGAGGCATGCGCCGGTGACAAAATCAAACGCGACGGGAAAGCGATCAAA from Sulfuriroseicoccus oceanibius includes:
- the mtnP gene encoding S-methyl-5'-thioadenosine phosphorylase; this translates as MDIGSDPAVPAIGVIGGSGLYEMEGLENVREVQVETPFGAPSDALIQGELGGRTIYFLPRHGRGHRLLPHEVPHRANMWALRSLGVRFVICVTAVGSLKEEYAPRSIVVPDQYFDRTSKRDEHTFFGNGIVGHVSFGEPVSAGLREILVGEARAAGATVHDGGTYVCMDGPAFSTKAESERNRRDGFDVIGMTNLPEAKLAREAEIALATLSMVTDYDCWKEDEEDVSADTVIGHLHANAAMAKQIIASAVPKMPSLADWSEHQALDPAIMTPREFWPAETALRLEPILRRWIAAK